Proteins encoded together in one Epinephelus lanceolatus isolate andai-2023 chromosome 4, ASM4190304v1, whole genome shotgun sequence window:
- the LOC144462712 gene encoding uncharacterized protein LOC144462712 encodes MVLLLLAHFDEKEEHLFHFVEKTSLAEEVQMESVPPTPCLIVCGSSCFAAETFMLSIDKEVVNDHITSFTSAICLMFGSYYCFNVHYPVELRSTLEFLQWCFFSINPEKGTKVEWNKKKKVFLVNPRVLTLISDLADHEWTFQ; translated from the exons ATGGTGCTTCTTTTACTGGCTCACTTTGACGAGAAGGAAGAGCATCTGTTCCATTTCGTCGAGAAGACAAGCCTGGCTGAGGAGGTTCAGATGGAGAGTGTGCCACCAACACCCTGCCTTATTGTGTGTG GGTCCTCCTGCTTTGCTGCTGAGACATTTATGTTGAGCATCGACAAAGAGGTTGTCAACGACCACATCACTTCCTTCACATCTGCCATCTGCCTGATGTTTGGCAGTTACTACTGCTTCAACGTACACTACCCAGTGGAACTACGGTCTACACTGGAGTTCCTCCAAtg GTGTTTCTTTTCAATAAATCCAGAGAAAGGCACCAAAGTCGAGtggaacaagaagaaaaaagtgtTCTTAGTCAATCCCAGAGTCTTGACTCTGATCTCAGACCTTGCTGACCATGAGTGGACCTTCCAGTGA